The Parasteatoda tepidariorum isolate YZ-2023 chromosome X2, CAS_Ptep_4.0, whole genome shotgun sequence genome includes a region encoding these proteins:
- the LOC107453817 gene encoding uncharacterized protein — MIEKRNKVKVVIKHPFTHKQLVLEALETPNISNAVVCVPAKDIKTQCYKNKIHLADKSFRDKHLQLSLLIGSDYYWKVVTGKIQRLSGTLVACETILGWTVNGSSAMPNQMITQSSANVMKIAVDTIESNSDIESNLILRNFWELESLGIKNDVGAKERENEVLNKFNESICLKDNRYEVKLPFNERVEELEDNYEIAFNRMNSLTRKFRKNPEFHKRYQTIIEEYLEKGIAEEVTDNTEKRLYYLPHQGVLREDKVTTKLRVVFDASSHAKGVPSLNDCLFSGPNLNPDLLGILINFRMHKVAISADIEQAFTQILISKAERDAVRFLWIKGQIGEQKEYKILRMTRVIFGATSSPFLLAATLKHHAQRNKEEFPKISELIENRMYVDDLICGTDSEIEAIEIRRDMKTVMQKGSFNLRKWKTNSSCLQQKWDLEETAELKSSSGCCKILGYIWDNRNDLIRIPIPELNILDSNQEITKRMMLQIIGRVYDPIGLINPFTVTSKILMQECWRAGLEWDDPLPLDIQSQFKRWCEDLVNLNDIEIDRYYFGNASFSEISNIQLHCFCDSSMKAYGAVIYLRYITSNEIKTSFVISKSRVSPLKKMTLPRLELMGAVIGSRLTKYIMHKINCKIRECFYWTDSTIVLHWVKGDPHKWKQFVSNRVTEIQEITDPSSWNFCPGQENPADFQTRGCSAKDLVSNKRIWNGPQWLALSEEKWPKDKGNFKGENIDKEKKSDHIAVNYVSNDKIKNPMFDIEKISSLTRVFRITAWIKRFLNNLKLKKDDRIKDELTAEEIEDAEKTWIKYVQAEMFSSEINCIKGNRCLNKESSIKDLNPFIDNEEIIRVGGRLQKASFTFDEKHPVILPRKHKFTELVVWRAHEKLFHSGVAETLTQIRQRFWIVKAKQCIKATLNRCVICKRFSSRPGTQPMAPLPEFRIEQSHPFNATGLDFAGPLYIKNSDVKHYILLFTCAATRAVHLELVNSLTTENFLLAFRRFIARRGLCSVMYSDNAKTFKRAELDLKNIWKTINHPDVKKFYALHGITWRYIVEKAAWWGGFYERLIRSVKTALRKTIGKTSLTFDELETLLVETEAILNSRPITYIGTDAEELCALTPAHFLIGKRITCLPSVKLNLDTNFSSRKTLIKAHNYRERLMKSFWSRWKNEYLLNLRSAHLSLIKNNVPNFNVNDIVIIKDDFLPRNFWKLGKILELFPGRDGKVRACKVKTDTSVIKRPVQLLYNLEL; from the coding sequence ATGATAGAAAAGCGAAATAAGGTGAAAGTTGTAATAAAACATCCATTTACGCATAAGCAGTTAGTCCTCGAAGCATTAGAAACACCGAATATCAGTAATGCTGTTGTTTGTGTACCAGCGAAAGACATTAAGACTcagtgttataaaaataaaatacacttagCTGATAAAAGCTTTCGTGATAAACATTTGCAACTTTCGCTTTTGATAGGCAGTGATTATTATTGGAAGGTGGTTACAGGGAAAATTCAAAGATTGTCAGGAACTTTAGTTGCATGTGAAACAATACTCGGTTGGACAGTTAACGGTTCCAGTGCTATGCCAAATCAGATGATAACTCAATCTTCCGCTAACGTTATGAAAATCGCTGTAGATACAATAGAGAGTAATTCCGATATTGagtcaaatttgattttaagaaacttttggGAGTTAGAATCTCTAGGGATTAAAAATGATGTAGGAGCCAAGGAAAGAGAAAACGaagtattaaataagtttaatgaaTCCATTTGTTTGAAAGACAATCGATATGAAGTAAAACTTCCCTTTAATGAAAGAGTCGAAGAATTAGAAGATAACTATGAGATAGCCTTTAATAGAATGAATAGTTTAACtaggaaatttagaaaaaatccaGAATTTCATAAAAGGTATCAAACAATTATCGAAGAGTATCTCGAAAAGGGAATAGCAGAGGAAGTTACAGACAATACTGAGAAAAGACTGTATTATCTCCCTCATCAAGGCGTACTTAGAGAGGATAAAGTTACAACTAAATTACGTGTGGTATTCGACGCCTCGTCGCATGCTAAGGGTGTACCGTCTCTAAATGACTGTTTGTTTTCGGGTCCAAATCTCAATCCTGATTTGTTgggaatattaattaatttcagaatgCATAAAGTCGCAATATCGGCTGACATTGAGCAGGCTTTTACccaaatattgatttcaaaagcAGAGAGAGACGCAGTTAGATTTCTCTGGATTAAAGGTCAAATAGGAGAACAAAAAGAATATAAGATTTTGCGAATGACTCGTGTGATTTTTGGAGCAACCTCGAGTCCCTTTTTGTTAGCAGCAACCCTTAAGCATCATGCTcaaagaaataaagaagaatttcCGAAAATAAGTGAATTAATTGAAAACCGTATGTACGTCGATGACCTCATATGTGGAACTGATAGTGAAATAGAGGCCATTGAAATACGGAGAGACATGAAAACGGTTATGCAGAAAGGTAGTTTCAATTTGAGGAAGTGGAAAACAAACTCATCTTGTTTGCAGCAAAAGTGGGATCTGGAAGAAACCGCAGAACTTAAATCTTCATCAGGTTGCTGCAAGATTTTAGGTTATATTTGGGACAATAGAAACGATTTAATAAGAATTCCAATCCCAGAACTCAACATATTGGACTCTAATCAGGAAATCACTAAGAGAATGATGCTACAAATAATTGGTAGGGTATACGACCCAATCGGATTAATTAACCCATTTACTGTTACTTCTAAAATCCTTATGCAAGAATGTTGGAGAGCCGGATTAGAATGGGATGATCCCTTACCATTAGATATTCAGAGCCAGTTTAAAAGATGGTGTGAagatttagttaatttaaacgATATCGAAATTGATAGGTACTATTTTGGAAATGCCAGTTTTAGTGAGATATCTAACATTCAACTCCATTGTTTTTGTGACAGCAGTATGAAAGCTTATGGGGCAGTTATCTATCTGAGATACATTACATCAAacgaaataaaaacatcattcgTTATATCTAAATCACGTGTGTcaccattgaaaaaaatgacCTTGCCTCGCTTAGAGTTAATGGGAGCTGTAATAGGGAGTAGACTCACTAAGTATATCATGCacaaaataaactgtaaaatacGCGAATGCTTTTATTGGACTGACTCCACCATTGTCCTTCATTGGGTGAAAGGGGATCCTCATAAATGGAAACAGTTTGTCAGTAACAGAGTCACGGAGATCCAGGAAATAACTGACCCTTCATCTTGGAATTTTTGCCCAGGGCAGGAAAATCCGGCGGATTTTCAAACTAGAGGATGCAGCGCTAAGgatttagtttcaaataaaaggATTTGGAACGGACCACAATGGCTAGCTTTAAGTGAAGAAAAATGGCCCAAAGACAAAGGAAATTTCAAAGGAGAAAAtattgacaaagaaaaaaaatcggatcATATTGCAGTAAATTATGTAAGCAATGACAAGATAAAAAATCCAATGTTCGATATTGAGAAAATCAGTTCTCTTACAAGAGTTTTTCGAATAACAGCTTGGATAAAAagatttctgaataatttaaaattgaagaaagatGATCGAATCAAAGATGAATTGACTGCCGAGGAAATTGAAGATGCAGAAAAAACTTGGATTAAATATGTACAGGCAGAAATGTTTTCGTCAgaaattaattgcataaaagGAAATAGATGTTTAAATAAGGAATCAAGTATTAAAGACCTCAATCCTTTTATagacaatgaagaaataattcGTGTAGGAGGTAGGCTACAGAAAGCAAGTTTTACCTTTGATGAAAAACATCCAGTAATTCTTCCAAGAAAACATAAGTTCACTGAATTGGTTGTTTGGAGAgcacatgaaaaattatttcattctggCGTTGCAGAAACTCTTACTCAAATTCGACAACGGTTCTGGATTGTAAAAGCAAAACAGTGCATTAAAGCTACATTGAACAGATGTGTCATATGCAAACGGTTCAGTTCAAGACCTGGCACTCAACCGATGGCTCCTCTTCCAGAATTTCGAATAGAACAATCACATCCTTTCAACGCTACAGGCTTAGACTTTGCCGGGCCTCTTTACATCAAAAACAGCGATGTAAAGCATTACATTTTACTGTTCACTTGTGCGGCCACAAGAGCTGTGCATTTGGAGCTTGTGAACAGTTTGACtacagaaaactttttattagcCTTTAGAAGATTTATTGCAAGAAGAGGATTGTGCTCAGTGATGTACTCAGACAATGCTAAAACCTTTAAAAGGGCTGAGCttgatttgaaaaacatttggaAAACTATCAATCACCCagatgttaaaaaattctacGCTCTCCATGGAATTACATGGAGATATATTGTAGAAAAGGCCGCTTGGTGGGGTGGTTTTTACGAAAGACTAATTCGATCGGTGAAAACTGCATTGAGAAAGACTATAGGAAAAACTTCGCTAACTTTTGACGAACTAGAAACTTTGCTGGTGGAAACAGAAGCTATTCTGAACTCACGTCCAATAACTTATATTGGGACTGATGCTGAGGAACTATGTGCGTTGACTCCTGCACACTTCCTTATAGGGAAAAGAATTACTTGTTTACCATCAGTCAAGCTTAACCTTGATACGAATTTCTCTTCCaggaaaactttaattaaagcTCATAATTATCGTGAGAGATTAATGAAATCCTTTTGGTCAAGGTGGAAAAATGAGTATCTCCTAAATTTAAGATCAGcacatttaagtttaattaaaaataatgtacctAACTTTAACGTTAACGATATAGTTATAATTAAGGATGATTTTCTACCACGCAATTTTTGGAAACTTGGTAAAATTTTGGAATTGTTTCCTGGAAGAGACGGCAAGGTTAGAGCATGCAAAGTGAAAACTGATACATCAGTTATTAAACGTCCAGTTCAACTTCTATATAATTTGgaactttaa
- the LOC139427278 gene encoding uncharacterized protein has translation MSIPNQNVVNETTRALMLDKLKRKRSTIRGLLTRTLNKINEQLLLDVIDKEALNELLQLLCEKSEQIYELDIQIESYIDDLDQLEAEVISSQEIREKIISSKTKINACLKSESAITINNVPSVSEAVAINNVSSVSNVRNEASVRLPKLTLEPFDGKYENWQEFWGQFEGSIHENSNLSRTDKFSYLKSFLKGSALVSIQGLTLSETNYDTAIDLLKKRYGQKDIIVRSHVNKLLNMHPVKSCTQLKELRQLCDICYVQVRSLESAGVELNSYGSLLFPILLKLMPDSIVLDYNRQNKNDEWDCFKLLQFLRDEIENREKTQLFRSSNEEKSELIKSYPKYGVNKDHNSWRAFSKPKTNPAALALSVGEEGGKEIRCVFCDFQSDSSRISHNSDQCIKSVEEKRNALKQKRKCFLCFKNNHTVYNCYSKIRCDVCKGRHNSLLHVNNSSNSGSSKIETKSDTAVTSVSQENKINNDIYLQTGGYFRR, from the coding sequence atgtcaATTCCAAATCAGAATGTGGTTAATGAAACTACTCGTGCTTTGATGCTCGATAAATTAAAACGAAAGCGTTCAACTATTAGGGGTTTATTAACGAGAACGCTTAATAAGATTAACGAGCAATTATTGTTAGATGTAATTGACAAAGAGGCACTAAATGAGCTTCTTCAATTGTTATGTGAGAAATCGGAACAAATTTATGAGTTAGATATACAAATCGAAAGTTATATCGATGATTTAGATCAGTTAGAGGCAGAAGTAATTTCGAGCcaagaaataagagaaaaaattatatcttctaaaacaaaaattaatgcatgtttaaaatCAGAGTCAGCTATAACGATAAATAATGTACCCTCGGTATCAGAAGCTGTAGCGATAAATAATGTATCATCGGTATCAAATGTACGAAACGAAGCGAGTGTCCGATTGCCAAAATTAACGTTGGAACCATTTGAtggtaaatatgaaaattggcAGGAGTTTTGGGGACAATTTGAGGGATCCATTcatgaaaatagtaatttatctAGAACggataaatttagttatttgaaatcatttttgaaagggTCTGCTTTAGTTTCGATTCAGGGTTTAACGCTATCAGAAACGAATTATGATACTGCTATAGATCtcctaaaaaaaagatatggtCAGAAAGATATTATTGTTAGATctcatgtaaataaattattaaatatgcatcCTGTTAAATCATGTACTCAGTTAAAAGAATTGCGTCAATTGTGTGATATTTGTTATGTTCAGGTTCGTTCCCTCGAATCAGCTGGAGTAGAATTAAATAGTTATGGGAGTCTTTTGTTtcctattttattgaaattaatgccCGATAGTATAGTTTTAGATTATAAtaggcaaaataaaaatgacgaaTGGGACTGCTTTAAACTCTTGCAGTTTTTAAGAGATGAGAttgaaaatagagaaaaaaccCAGCTATTTCGAAGCTCCAACgaagaaaaaagtgaattaattaaaagctaTCCTAAGTACGGCGTCAATAAAGATCATAATTCATGGCGCGCCTTTTCGAAACCGAAAACAAATCCTGCTGCATTGGCATTAAGTGTGGGAGAAGAAGGGGGGAAGGAAATTAGATGCGTGTTTTGCGATTTTCAAAGTGATTCTTCGCGAATTAGTCATAACAGTGACCAAtgcattaaatctgtcgaggaAAAAAGAAATGCCCTGAAACAgaaaaggaaatgttttttatgctttaaaaataatcacactgtttataattgttattcaaaaattcGATGCGATGTATGTAAAGGAAGGCATAATAGTTTATTACATGTAAATAATAGTAGTAATAGTGGCAGCAGTAAAATAGAAACGAAATCAGATACTGCTGTAACTTCTGTTtctcaggaaaataaaattaataatgatatctATTTACAAACCGGAGGTTATTTTAggagataa